The proteins below are encoded in one region of Brevundimonas fontaquae:
- a CDS encoding peptidoglycan glycosyltransferase FtsW: MSAPYTPAFSRNDQSHVAQWFWTVDRGLLGAALALMALGVALSFASSPAAILADESITDPFHYSWRMMVFSGVGLSIMLTTSLMSPRGVRRIAVLALFGAIVVMMALPFIGDTVKGAARWVNFGPFSLQPSEFAKPGLIVFAAWMFAEAQKGQGVPGVTIAFGFYALTVSLLLIQPDIGQTLLITTTFMAVFFMAGVPFKWMAVLASLGMAGLVSLYFVFGHMRDRLSRFFSPETTDTHQIDSASEAIRAGGLLGRGIGEGVMKRRVPDLHTDFIYSVGAEEFGLILSLIMISLYAFIVIRGMRRAMKLTDPFEQTAAAGLFMLIGLQACINVAVNLNLIPTKGMTLPFISYGGSSMLAMGLTMGFALALTRRRPGAYEPGASLTMGRRLL; this comes from the coding sequence ATGAGCGCTCCCTACACCCCCGCCTTTTCCCGCAACGACCAAAGCCATGTGGCCCAGTGGTTCTGGACCGTGGATCGCGGCCTGCTGGGCGCGGCGCTCGCGCTGATGGCCCTGGGCGTGGCGCTCAGCTTCGCCTCCAGCCCCGCCGCCATCCTGGCCGATGAATCGATCACCGACCCCTTCCACTATTCCTGGCGGATGATGGTCTTCTCGGGCGTGGGGCTCAGCATCATGCTGACGACCTCGCTGATGTCGCCGCGCGGCGTGCGGCGGATCGCGGTCCTGGCCCTGTTCGGCGCCATCGTCGTGATGATGGCCCTGCCGTTCATCGGCGATACGGTGAAGGGGGCCGCCCGCTGGGTGAACTTCGGCCCCTTCAGCCTGCAACCGTCCGAGTTCGCCAAGCCCGGCCTGATCGTCTTCGCCGCCTGGATGTTCGCCGAGGCGCAAAAAGGGCAGGGGGTGCCCGGCGTCACCATCGCCTTCGGCTTCTATGCCCTGACCGTCTCGCTGCTGCTGATCCAGCCCGACATCGGCCAGACGCTTCTGATCACCACCACCTTCATGGCCGTCTTCTTCATGGCGGGCGTGCCGTTCAAATGGATGGCGGTTCTGGCCAGCCTGGGCATGGCGGGGCTGGTGTCGCTGTATTTCGTCTTCGGCCACATGCGCGACCGTCTCAGCCGCTTCTTCTCGCCCGAAACCACCGACACCCATCAGATCGATAGCGCGTCCGAGGCCATTCGCGCCGGCGGCCTGCTGGGACGCGGCATTGGCGAAGGCGTGATGAAGCGCCGCGTGCCCGACCTCCACACCGACTTCATCTATTCGGTCGGCGCCGAGGAGTTCGGCCTGATCCTCAGCCTGATCATGATCAGCCTCTACGCCTTCATCGTCATTCGCGGCATGCGCCGGGCGATGAAGCTGACCGATCCGTTCGAGCAGACGGCGGCGGCGGGCCTATTCATGCTGATCGGGCTTCAGGCCTGCATCAACGTCGCGGTGAACCTGAACCTGATCCCGACCAAGGGCATGACCCTGCCCTTCATCAGCTACGGCGGCTCCTCCATGCTGGCCATGGGCCTGACCATGGGCTTTGCGCTCGCCCTGACGCGACGCAGACCCGGCGCCTACGAACCCGGCGCCAGCCTGACCATGGGCCGGCGGTTGCTGTAG
- the murG gene encoding undecaprenyldiphospho-muramoylpentapeptide beta-N-acetylglucosaminyltransferase, which yields MTKLCVVAAGGTGGHMFPAEALAREMAARGWRVVLATDHRGEQYAHAFPAEERLALDAATGSGPLGLIKAGVAIFKGVVQARTAFDRLGADVVVGFGGYPSAPALVAAVTSQRPTVIHEQNAVLGRTNRILAPYVGQVASSFPTLERAPAKVQGRSHVVGSPVRSEIRALFDRPYVAPAADGPIHLLVTGGSQGARILSETTPRALAALPEALRRRLKVQQQSRPETLEAARQIYLEAGIEAEVAPFFRDMADRLSKAHLVVGRSGASTCAELAVAALPSVLIPLKIATDDHQRLNAKALTDAGAAEVILEDDLTVDRLASTLTGVLSDPARLSAMSAAARSVAIPDAAQRLADLVEATAQPQRP from the coding sequence ATGACCAAGCTCTGCGTCGTCGCCGCCGGCGGCACCGGCGGCCATATGTTCCCGGCCGAGGCCCTGGCGCGCGAGATGGCGGCGCGCGGCTGGCGCGTGGTCCTGGCGACCGATCATCGGGGCGAACAATACGCCCACGCCTTTCCCGCCGAGGAGCGGCTGGCGCTGGACGCCGCCACCGGCTCCGGCCCTCTGGGCCTGATCAAGGCGGGCGTCGCCATCTTCAAGGGCGTGGTCCAGGCGCGAACGGCCTTCGACCGGCTGGGCGCGGACGTCGTCGTCGGCTTCGGCGGCTATCCGTCCGCCCCGGCCCTGGTCGCCGCCGTCACGTCCCAGCGACCGACGGTGATTCATGAGCAGAACGCGGTCCTGGGCCGCACCAACCGCATCCTGGCCCCCTATGTCGGTCAGGTCGCCTCGTCCTTCCCGACGCTGGAACGCGCGCCGGCCAAGGTCCAGGGCCGATCCCATGTCGTCGGCTCGCCGGTGCGGTCCGAGATCCGCGCCCTGTTCGACCGCCCCTATGTCGCTCCCGCCGCCGACGGCCCCATCCATCTGCTGGTCACCGGCGGCAGCCAGGGCGCCCGCATCCTGTCCGAGACCACGCCCCGCGCCCTGGCCGCCCTGCCGGAAGCCCTGCGTCGCCGCCTGAAGGTGCAGCAGCAGTCCCGCCCCGAGACGCTGGAGGCCGCGCGCCAGATCTATCTGGAGGCCGGGATTGAGGCTGAGGTCGCCCCCTTCTTCCGCGACATGGCTGACCGGCTGTCCAAGGCGCACCTGGTCGTCGGCCGCTCCGGCGCCTCGACCTGCGCCGAACTGGCGGTCGCGGCCCTGCCGTCCGTCCTGATCCCGCTGAAGATCGCCACCGACGACCACCAGCGCCTGAACGCCAAGGCCCTGACCGATGCGGGCGCGGCCGAGGTCATTCTGGAAGACGACCTGACCGTCGATCGCCTGGCTTCGACCCTGACCGGCGTCCTGTCCGATCCGGCGCGCCTGTCGGCCATGTCCGCCGCCGCCCGCAGCGTCGCCATCCCCGACGCCGCCCAGCGCCTGGCCGACCTCGTCGAGGCGACGGCTCAACCGCAAAGGCCCTGA
- a CDS encoding mechanosensitive ion channel family protein: MPPEIIAVTRQIRALWHRFDWLPEWTVIGLVLLVFVGGGWLTHKIVFAILRRVVRNKDLFWRGVVERARVKLRVLIIIIGIGIGVTVSPMDPGPSEDIRSALLFLFILTLGWMASGVLDMWSVMHLKRYNIAVEDNLLARKHLTQTRILQRVAKVVLFIVTVGLALMTIAGFRQWGVSLLASAGVVGIIAGLALQPILTNMVAGIQIALTQPIRLDDAVIVENEWGNVEEITSTYVVVKLWDWRRMVLPLSYFITKPFQNWTRENARLIGVAFFYVDYEAPIDRLRTAFEGIVKASKHWDGDVQVMQVTDITERVLQVRCLASARSAPVAFDLRCEIREKLMAFMRDECREALPRDRIEWPQGSDKPAEGAVSPPAPFVPG; this comes from the coding sequence ATGCCTCCCGAAATCATCGCCGTCACCCGCCAGATCCGCGCCCTGTGGCACCGGTTCGACTGGCTGCCCGAATGGACGGTCATCGGCCTGGTCCTGCTGGTCTTCGTCGGCGGCGGCTGGCTGACGCACAAGATCGTCTTCGCCATCCTGCGTCGCGTCGTTCGGAACAAGGATCTCTTCTGGCGCGGCGTGGTCGAACGCGCCCGGGTCAAGCTGCGCGTCCTGATCATCATCATCGGCATCGGCATCGGCGTGACCGTCTCGCCGATGGATCCCGGCCCTTCCGAGGATATCCGCAGCGCCCTGCTGTTCCTGTTCATCCTGACCCTCGGCTGGATGGCGTCGGGCGTGCTCGACATGTGGTCGGTCATGCACCTCAAGCGGTACAATATCGCCGTCGAGGACAATCTGCTGGCCAGGAAGCACCTGACCCAGACCCGCATCCTGCAGCGGGTGGCCAAGGTCGTGCTGTTCATCGTCACCGTGGGCCTTGCCCTGATGACCATCGCCGGTTTCCGCCAGTGGGGCGTCAGCCTGCTGGCCTCGGCCGGCGTGGTCGGCATCATCGCCGGTCTGGCGCTCCAGCCGATCCTGACGAACATGGTCGCCGGCATCCAAATCGCCCTGACCCAGCCCATCCGCCTGGACGACGCCGTCATCGTCGAGAACGAGTGGGGCAATGTCGAGGAGATCACCTCGACCTATGTGGTGGTCAAGCTGTGGGACTGGCGCCGGATGGTGCTGCCCCTGTCCTATTTCATCACCAAGCCGTTCCAGAACTGGACGCGCGAGAACGCCCGTCTGATCGGCGTCGCCTTCTTTTACGTGGACTACGAAGCGCCCATCGACCGGCTGCGCACCGCCTTCGAGGGCATCGTCAAGGCGTCCAAACACTGGGACGGCGACGTGCAGGTGATGCAGGTCACCGACATCACCGAACGCGTGCTTCAGGTGCGCTGCCTGGCCAGCGCCCGCTCGGCCCCGGTCGCCTTCGACCTACGCTGCGAGATCCGCGAGAAGCTGATGGCCTTCATGCGCGACGAATGCCGCGAGGCCCTGCCGCGCGACCGTATCGAATGGCCGCAAGGGTCGGACAAGCCCGCCGAGGGGGCTGTCAGTCCGCCAGCGCCCTTTGTCCCTGGCTGA
- a CDS encoding surface-adhesin E family protein → MIALLLAFADPQLVPTGVGRFAIYADAASIEREGDVARMRELQVTEAGFKVGDVTYVGGWSRWAFDCRASTADRLDFSSLKADGTEGPATPDATPAYDAAPGGDAAELLAIACGAERPAQALTLKQAISQGQRALAD, encoded by the coding sequence ATGATCGCCCTGCTGCTCGCGTTCGCCGATCCTCAACTTGTCCCGACCGGCGTAGGGCGGTTCGCCATCTATGCCGACGCCGCCTCGATCGAGCGCGAGGGTGACGTGGCGCGGATGCGGGAACTGCAGGTGACCGAGGCCGGGTTCAAGGTCGGAGACGTGACCTATGTCGGGGGCTGGTCGCGGTGGGCGTTCGACTGTCGGGCGAGCACGGCGGATCGGTTGGACTTCTCCTCCTTGAAGGCGGACGGGACGGAAGGGCCGGCGACGCCGGACGCCACCCCCGCCTACGACGCCGCGCCGGGCGGGGATGCAGCCGAGCTGCTGGCCATCGCCTGCGGGGCCGAACGGCCGGCCCAGGCGCTGACGCTGAAGCAGGCCATCAGCCAGGGACAAAGGGCGCTGGCGGACTGA